A part of Aspergillus flavus chromosome 5, complete sequence genomic DNA contains:
- a CDS encoding alkaline phytoceramidase, translating to MFEETSSGPFWGVQTAKSNFCEEVGSYENAISTLYMLHAANTHGSEQDYAVTRYIAEFINSLTNLVYIFYAIYGIRKLRQKSSRDIFRVIPYWGLMAVGICSAAFHISLKYHTQMLDDLSMLFTTTPVLHQVLTVNASRRYSVMMAILLWSFLMILVIYHVRTDELLLHSLSFAGMVIGIGIRTMQLINARTLAGSPARKQIWGMVRFGAVIFNLGFYLWVIDGWICGFLRSARERIGLPLAFLLELHGWWHILTGIGAYIFIAVVDHLVSGESHDGIEESFAWPASWASRSVFAGSNPEEIHKKQS from the exons ATGTTCGAGGAAACCTCGTCTGGCCCATTCTGGGGGGTACAAACAGCCAAATCCAA CTTTTGCGAGGAGGTCGGTAGCTACGAGAATGCCATAAGTACCCTGTACATGCTACATGCTGCTAATACACATGGGTCGGAACAGGATTATGCGGTGACAAGATACATCGCCGAGTTCATCAACAGTTTGACCAACCTCGTTTACA TATTTTACGCGATCTATGGAATCCGCAAGCTGCGACAAAAATCGAGTCGCGATATCTTTCGCGTCATCCCGTACTGGGGTTTGATGGCCGTTGGAATATGCTCCGCTGCTTTTCACATTAGCCTCAAGTACCACACCCAAATGT TGGATGACCTCTCCATGCTCTTCACGACCACCCCAGTTCTACACCAGGTCTTGACTGTCAATGCCAGTCGTAGATATTCCGTTATGATGGCAATTTTACTATGGTCATTTCTTATGATTCTAGTGATTTATCACGTCAGGACAGATGAGCTTCTTTTGCACTCGTTATCATTTGCTGGCATGGTGATCGGCATTGGGATTCGCACGATGCAGCTGATCAACGCTCGGACACTAGCAGGCTCACCGGCTCGCAAGCAGATTTGGGGAATGGTACGGTTCGGAGCAG TGATCTTTAACTTGGGATTCTACCTCTGGGTGATTGATGGGTGGATATGTGGGTTTTTGAGAAGCGCAAGGGAGAGGATAGGTCTTCCCTTAGCTTTTCTATTAGAGCTTCACGGGTG GTGGCATATCTTGACTGGAATTGGCGCCTATATATTCATTGCAGTGGTAGATCATCTCGTGTCTGGTGAAAGTCACGATGGTATTGAAGAATCTTTTGCCTGGCCTGCTTCATGGGCCTCTAGGTCCGTCTTCGCGGGAAGCAATCCTGAGGAGATTCATAAGAAACAAAGTTGA
- a CDS encoding putative siderophore esterase IroE-like protein: MWTRTLAAASVSLRPSSVPREILRSTFAPANFLRDTILPRAQLTPCLPRSIRQISTVNMGDKVAAITLPNSEQFYLDGEQGESYLIQVSWPLHWQGHDPPVGNEQLPIIYIVDGNALFLTATEAAWRRAASSHFAGGGIVVAIGYPLTRKLYDARRRSLDLTPPTQAQIPGYGGADLCLDFIDKAVRPAIKERFPKLSFSREALYGHSYGGLFALHALFTRPQSFDCYIASSPSIWWNSRCILHEAKSFLDKAKEADEQTPSLMVFFGSHEQSPPQWNNEPLDHYEARKQIASDLRMGDNARDLVEMVRRSERLHTVVVNEYEGEEHTSVMACSMSRGLTAFFEDWPFPN; this comes from the exons ATGTGGACCCGAACGCTGGCTGCGGCATCGGTCTCCCTTAGACCATCATCCGTTCCGAGGGAAATTCTCAGAAGCACCTTCGCCCCGGCCAACTTTCTCCGTGACACTATTCTACCACGCGCACAGCTTACTCCCTGCCTCCCAAGATCCATCCGGCAGATTTCAACCGTGAATATGGGCGATAAAGTAGCAGCAATCACACTTCCCAATTCGGAGCAATTCTACCTGGACGGTGAACAGGGTGAATCATACTTGATCCAAGTCTCTTGGCCACTCCATTGGCAGGGTCATGACCCTCCTGTTGGGAACGAGCAACTTCCGATCAT ATACATTGTCGATGGAAACGCACTATTCCTAACCGCGACAGAAGCCGCCTGGCGTCGAGCAGCTTCATCCCATTTCGCCGGAGGAGGCATCGTCGTCGCGATCGGATATCCCTTGACCAGGAAATTGTACGATGCGCGCCGTCGCAGTTTAGACCTAACACCACCCACACAAGCCCAAATACCCGGATACGGAGGAGCGGATCTCTGTCTTGACTTCATTGATAAAGCCGTTCGCCCCGCGATCAAGGAGCGATTCCCGAAGCTGTCGTTCTCGAGAGAAGCTCTATATGGTCATTCATATGGAGGGTTATTTGCGCTACACGCTTTATTCACACGTCCGCAGTCTTTCGACTGCTACATCGCGAGTAGTCCCTCAATATGGTGGAATAGTCGGTGTATATTGCATGAGGCAAAGTCGTTTTTGGATAAGGCAAAGGAAGCAGATGAGCAGACGCCGTCGCTGatggttttctttgggtCGCATGAACAAAGTCCTCCTCAGTGGAATAATGAGCCACTCGATCACTATGAGGCGCGAAAACAGATTGCGTCGGATTTGAGAATGGGCGATAATGCGCGTGATCTTGTTGAGATGGTGCGACGTAGTGAGCGGTTACATACTGTCGTTGTGAATGAGTATGAGGGTGAGGAACATACGAGTGTTATGGCGTGTTCGATGAGTCGAGGTTTAACTGCATTCTTTGAAGACTGGCCGTTTCCAAACTAA